A genomic window from Glycine soja cultivar W05 chromosome 10, ASM419377v2, whole genome shotgun sequence includes:
- the LOC114371684 gene encoding uncharacterized protein LOC114371684 codes for MERPISTPETSNEVNIEKWDWYNRMCLMIMKRSIPKTFRDYIYEGQSAKKFLEKIEQYFAKNEKVERSNLLAKLISMKYKGKGNIREYIMEMSNLASKLKSFKLELGEDLLVHLVLISLPAHFGQFKGNYNTQKDKWSLNELISHCMQEEERL; via the coding sequence ATGGAACGACCCATTTCCACTCCAGAAACCTCTAATGAGGTAAACATTGAGAAGTGGGATTGGTACAACCGAATGTGTCTTATGATCATGAAACGCTCTATTCCAAAGACGTTTCGAGACTATATTTATGAGGGTCAAAGTGCAAAGAAATTCCTTGAGAAAATTGAGCAATACtttgccaaaaatgaaaaagtagaAAGGAGTAACCTTTTAGCTAAACTCATCTCCATGAAGTATAAAGGCAAAGGGAACATAAGGGAGTACATTATGGAGATGTCCAATCTCGCATCAAAACTCAAGTCATTTAAGTTAGAGCTTGGTGAAGACCTGCTCGTGCACTTGGTTTTGATCTCGCTTCCTGCACactttgggcaattcaaagGGAACTATAACACTCAAAAGGACAAATGGTCCCTCAATGAGCTTATATCTCACTGTATGCAAGAGGAGGAGAGGCTGTAG
- the LOC114369892 gene encoding GATA transcription factor 1-like isoform X1, which translates to MCKHDFLSLSRMETIGSVDDLLDFSSDIGEEDDYDDKPRKACPSLNSKCAGPSLFNPLVQVDPNHSFSEFAEEELEWLSNKDAFPSVETFVDLSSIQPGTIKNQKSAPVLECSTGSSNSNNSTNSISLLNSCDHLKVPVRARSKSRSRHRPGLAENSSQQVWWRQPSNGTSKADEGMKISSIGRKCQHCGAEKTPQWRAGPSGPKTLCNACGVRFKSGRLVPEYRPASSPTFHSDLHSNSHRKIVEMRRQKQMGMG; encoded by the exons atgtgcaaacatgacttcttAAGCTTGTCTA GGATGGAAACCATTGGTTCTGTGGATGACCTCTTGGATTTTTCATCAGACATAGGCGAGGAAGATGATTACGATGACAAACCTAGGAAAGCCTGTCCTTCACTTAACTCAAAATGCGCCGGCCCATCATTGTTTAACCCATTGGTCCAGGTTGATCCAAACCATTCATTTTCT GAGTTTGCAGAAGAGGAGCTTGAATGGCTATCCAACAAAGATGCATTTCCTTCTGTTGAAACGTTTGTCGACCTATCATCTATTCAACCCGGCACAATCAAGAACCAAAAATCAGCCCCAGTACTTGAGTGTAGCACAGGCAGTAGCAACAGTAATAACAGCACTAACAGTATTTCCCTCCTAAACAGCTGTGATCACCTGAAGGTCCCAGTCCGTGCACGGAGCAAGAGTCGCAGTAGGCATCGCCCTGGCCTTGCTGAGAATTCTAGTCAGCAAGTCTGGTGGAGACAGCCAAGTAATGGAACTTCCAAAGCAGATGAAGGGATGAAAATCTCATCCATCGGTAGAAAATGTCAGCACTGTGGAGCTGAAAAAACTCCACAATGGCGGGCAGGTCCCTCTGGTCCAAAAACACTTTGTAATGCATGTGGGGTTAGGTTCAAGTCTGGGCGGCTTGTGCCTGAATACCGTCCTGCAAGTAGCCCAACTTTTCATAGTGATTTGCATTCTAATTCCCACAGGAAGATAGTAGAGATGAGGAGGCAGAAGCAAATGGGAATGGGATAA
- the LOC114369892 gene encoding GATA transcription factor 1-like isoform X2, translating to METIGSVDDLLDFSSDIGEEDDYDDKPRKACPSLNSKCAGPSLFNPLVQVDPNHSFSEFAEEELEWLSNKDAFPSVETFVDLSSIQPGTIKNQKSAPVLECSTGSSNSNNSTNSISLLNSCDHLKVPVRARSKSRSRHRPGLAENSSQQVWWRQPSNGTSKADEGMKISSIGRKCQHCGAEKTPQWRAGPSGPKTLCNACGVRFKSGRLVPEYRPASSPTFHSDLHSNSHRKIVEMRRQKQMGMG from the exons ATGGAAACCATTGGTTCTGTGGATGACCTCTTGGATTTTTCATCAGACATAGGCGAGGAAGATGATTACGATGACAAACCTAGGAAAGCCTGTCCTTCACTTAACTCAAAATGCGCCGGCCCATCATTGTTTAACCCATTGGTCCAGGTTGATCCAAACCATTCATTTTCT GAGTTTGCAGAAGAGGAGCTTGAATGGCTATCCAACAAAGATGCATTTCCTTCTGTTGAAACGTTTGTCGACCTATCATCTATTCAACCCGGCACAATCAAGAACCAAAAATCAGCCCCAGTACTTGAGTGTAGCACAGGCAGTAGCAACAGTAATAACAGCACTAACAGTATTTCCCTCCTAAACAGCTGTGATCACCTGAAGGTCCCAGTCCGTGCACGGAGCAAGAGTCGCAGTAGGCATCGCCCTGGCCTTGCTGAGAATTCTAGTCAGCAAGTCTGGTGGAGACAGCCAAGTAATGGAACTTCCAAAGCAGATGAAGGGATGAAAATCTCATCCATCGGTAGAAAATGTCAGCACTGTGGAGCTGAAAAAACTCCACAATGGCGGGCAGGTCCCTCTGGTCCAAAAACACTTTGTAATGCATGTGGGGTTAGGTTCAAGTCTGGGCGGCTTGTGCCTGAATACCGTCCTGCAAGTAGCCCAACTTTTCATAGTGATTTGCATTCTAATTCCCACAGGAAGATAGTAGAGATGAGGAGGCAGAAGCAAATGGGAATGGGATAA